A genome region from Flavobacterium sp. CFS9 includes the following:
- a CDS encoding GNAT family N-acetyltransferase — MKEPIETKRLILRELLLSDADGMFELDSNPNVHLFVGKKPVTTIEQSIAQIENIRQQYKDFGTGRWAVVLKETNEFLGWSGIKFINYEINGHKEFYEIGYRFIEKHWGKGYATEAGKAFVDYAFNKMKVKALYAYADEGNEASRKALEKLGFRYVNSFEYEGELEVWYELKNPDL, encoded by the coding sequence ATGAAAGAACCAATTGAAACAAAACGTCTAATTTTAAGAGAATTACTTCTTTCGGATGCTGATGGAATGTTTGAATTGGATTCGAATCCGAATGTGCATCTTTTTGTTGGAAAAAAGCCTGTAACAACTATTGAGCAAAGTATTGCTCAAATCGAAAATATTCGGCAGCAGTATAAGGATTTTGGAACGGGCCGCTGGGCTGTTGTGCTAAAAGAAACGAATGAGTTTTTGGGCTGGTCCGGAATAAAATTCATAAACTATGAAATTAATGGTCACAAAGAATTTTATGAAATAGGATATCGTTTCATCGAAAAACACTGGGGGAAAGGCTATGCTACGGAAGCCGGAAAAGCATTTGTTGATTATGCGTTTAACAAGATGAAAGTCAAAGCGCTTTACGCTTATGCCGATGAAGGAAATGAGGCCTCAAGAAAAGCGTTGGAAAAATTAGGTTTTCGCTACGTGAATTCTTTTGAATATGAAGGGGAGCTGGAAGTTTGGTACGAATTGAAGAATCCAGACTTGTAA